In Zunongwangia profunda SM-A87, the following proteins share a genomic window:
- a CDS encoding SH3 domain-containing C40 family peptidase, with translation MKIKKYSFWTLVLAAVLASCNEKTETTVEEKNEAQVVIDSLKNVYAPDGRVALFDFEAKKETDGFNIEGETNLPEAAKDLENTLNQKGIKYTANIQTLPDAEGLENQTMGVIKISVANLREEPRHAAQLVTQTTLGMPVKVYKKQGSWYYIQTPDGYLAWVDYGGIQNMTKEQFADWKSKDKLIYLNPYGKSLKSAKNNAEVVSDLVAGDILELTAEQGNFYEIAYPDGRSAFVPKTDAKPYKTWLADLDVDGEELVMTGEKLMGLPYLWGGTSPKGVDCSGFTKTVYFLNGMVIPRDASQQVHTGVLVDSTRNFENLVAGDLLFFGRPATDSTKERVIHVGMWIGDHKFIHSMGDVHISTMDTTATDFDEYNYNRYLRTKRILNEKDKGLQYLKDEDIFTE, from the coding sequence ATGAAGATAAAAAAATATAGTTTTTGGACATTGGTTTTAGCAGCAGTGCTAGCAAGTTGTAATGAGAAAACCGAAACTACTGTTGAAGAAAAAAACGAAGCGCAGGTAGTCATTGATAGTTTAAAAAATGTGTATGCTCCCGATGGAAGGGTAGCTTTATTCGATTTTGAAGCTAAAAAAGAAACCGACGGATTTAATATTGAAGGCGAAACCAACCTCCCTGAGGCCGCTAAAGATCTAGAAAATACACTAAACCAAAAAGGCATAAAATACACTGCAAATATTCAGACCTTACCCGATGCTGAAGGTTTAGAGAATCAAACGATGGGTGTGATTAAAATTTCGGTAGCGAATCTTCGCGAAGAACCACGCCATGCCGCGCAACTGGTAACGCAAACTACCTTGGGAATGCCGGTAAAAGTGTATAAAAAACAGGGAAGCTGGTACTATATTCAAACGCCAGACGGGTATTTGGCCTGGGTAGATTATGGTGGTATCCAGAATATGACCAAAGAACAGTTTGCTGACTGGAAATCGAAGGACAAGTTAATTTACCTGAATCCTTACGGAAAATCGCTAAAATCGGCTAAAAATAATGCTGAGGTGGTTTCAGACCTTGTGGCCGGAGATATTTTAGAACTGACAGCTGAACAAGGAAATTTCTACGAGATTGCTTATCCAGACGGTAGAAGCGCTTTTGTTCCAAAGACAGATGCAAAACCTTATAAAACCTGGTTAGCTGATTTAGATGTTGATGGTGAAGAACTGGTGATGACCGGCGAAAAATTAATGGGCCTTCCTTATTTATGGGGCGGTACCTCGCCAAAAGGAGTAGATTGTAGCGGTTTTACCAAAACGGTATATTTTTTAAATGGAATGGTGATTCCACGTGATGCTTCTCAACAAGTACATACCGGAGTTTTAGTAGATTCAACCAGGAATTTCGAAAATCTTGTTGCGGGTGATTTATTGTTTTTTGGAAGACCTGCCACAGATTCTACTAAAGAACGCGTGATTCACGTAGGGATGTGGATTGGTGATCATAAATTTATACATTCTATGGGCGATGTACATATCAGCACCATGGATACCACTGCCACAGATTTCGATGAATATAATTATAACCGATACCTGCGTACCAAAAGGATTCTAAACGAAAAAGATAAAGGATTACAATATTTAAAAGATGAGGATATTTTTACGGAGTAG
- a CDS encoding dipeptide epimerase, with protein MKIEYHQYQLQLKDTFRISHASRDVQPSLVVSVSHDGVTGFGEAAATSYYGVTVESMMKALQKVEQIVENHIEEPPEIIWEKIYPELKTETFALCALDMALHDLYGKRKQQPLYKLWNLDPAKVPQTSYTIGIASTEEMIRKIKDFPWPLYKIKLGTDHDIEIIKELRKHTNSVFRIDANVAWAAYQAIENSHVLKELNVEFLEQPLAVDDLEGQKLLYQNSALPVIADESCIVESDVEKCAEYFHGVNIKLTKCGGITPALRMIAKAKALGLKTMVGCMTESTVGISAIAQLAPMLDYVDMDGALLLKNDTATGVKITSEKVIYPSENGTGVKLFKFE; from the coding sequence ATGAAGATCGAATATCACCAATATCAACTGCAGTTAAAAGACACCTTTAGGATTAGTCATGCTTCGCGTGATGTGCAGCCAAGTTTGGTAGTTTCAGTATCGCACGATGGGGTTACCGGTTTTGGGGAAGCGGCCGCAACTTCGTATTACGGAGTTACGGTAGAAAGTATGATGAAGGCTTTACAAAAAGTGGAGCAAATTGTCGAAAATCATATTGAAGAACCTCCGGAAATCATATGGGAAAAAATTTATCCTGAATTAAAAACCGAAACTTTCGCGTTATGTGCCTTAGATATGGCGTTGCATGACCTTTATGGAAAGCGAAAGCAACAACCGCTTTATAAGTTGTGGAATTTAGATCCTGCCAAGGTACCGCAAACAAGTTATACGATTGGAATTGCTTCAACCGAAGAGATGATTCGTAAGATTAAAGATTTTCCGTGGCCATTATACAAGATCAAGTTAGGAACCGATCATGATATCGAAATTATAAAAGAGCTTCGAAAGCATACCAATTCGGTTTTTAGGATCGATGCCAATGTAGCCTGGGCAGCCTATCAGGCGATTGAAAACAGCCATGTTTTAAAAGAATTAAATGTGGAGTTTTTAGAGCAGCCTTTAGCGGTAGATGATCTTGAAGGACAGAAGTTGCTCTATCAAAATTCTGCCTTACCGGTAATTGCCGACGAAAGCTGTATTGTAGAAAGTGATGTTGAAAAGTGTGCCGAATATTTCCATGGTGTAAATATTAAACTTACAAAATGTGGCGGAATTACACCTGCCTTACGAATGATTGCAAAAGCAAAAGCCCTGGGATTAAAAACCATGGTAGGCTGTATGACCGAATCGACCGTTGGGATTTCAGCCATTGCGCAACTCGCGCCCATGTTGGATTATGTAGATATGGATGGTGCTTTGCTTTTAAAAAATGATACCGCAACGGGTGTAAAAATTACTTCAGAAAAAGTCATTTATCCTTCAGAAAATGGCACTGGAGTAAAATTGTTTAAATTTGAATAG
- a CDS encoding glycoside hydrolase family 10 protein — MKTTISYSAAVLVLFSLLFSSCKTKQTVQSSTPKNQPEVVENPMPVEEKEEQPDTTKPAEVTKEELPEEVTVKEEIIKSEPPLDVAEFRAAWIATVANINWPSRSGLPTAQQQGEAIKLLDFLANHNYNAVIFQVRPQADALYQSDIESWSYFLTGQQGKAPQPFYDPLTFWINEAHKRGMELHVWLNPYRAYHTTGGEISAASVVKTNPEMVVKLQNGMYWMDPARKDVQDRTTAVVEDLVKRYDVDGIHFDDYFYPYDSYNGGKDFPDDQTWNTYKNTGGKLSRGDWRRKNVDDFIARVGKVVKKEKNFVKFGISPFGIWRPGYPQSIAGYDQYEKLYADAKKWINEGWVDYLTPQLYWKTDQIAQSFPVLLHWWESENTKDRHIWPGINAGLIEEEGYENELFNQLMITRGMLADDPGAVLWNLKALMNDKETEKALAESYFRKPALVPPSPWMDNKAPKSPEVFTQLDGNTLRISWEHPDQNDVFRWVLYFQYEGSKWDFKILNKAQFSELKTTLSYLVGEKKIKLSKIGMTAVDRTGNQSDFKEIILE, encoded by the coding sequence ATGAAAACTACGATTTCCTACTCAGCAGCAGTATTAGTATTATTTTCCCTGCTTTTTTCCTCCTGTAAAACGAAGCAAACAGTACAATCTTCAACGCCAAAAAATCAGCCAGAAGTTGTAGAGAACCCAATGCCTGTAGAAGAAAAGGAAGAACAGCCTGATACCACAAAACCTGCTGAGGTCACAAAAGAAGAATTACCAGAAGAAGTTACGGTAAAAGAAGAAATTATAAAAAGCGAACCTCCACTAGATGTGGCTGAATTCAGGGCGGCGTGGATTGCCACAGTAGCCAATATCAACTGGCCGTCACGCTCTGGCTTGCCAACCGCACAGCAACAGGGCGAAGCGATAAAATTACTGGATTTTTTAGCGAATCATAATTATAATGCAGTGATCTTTCAGGTACGTCCACAAGCCGATGCCTTATACCAAAGTGATATCGAATCCTGGTCGTATTTTTTAACCGGGCAGCAGGGAAAAGCACCTCAACCTTTTTACGATCCGCTTACTTTTTGGATTAACGAAGCCCATAAACGCGGGATGGAACTTCATGTTTGGTTAAATCCGTACCGGGCCTATCATACCACCGGGGGAGAAATCAGCGCAGCTTCCGTTGTAAAAACCAATCCAGAGATGGTCGTGAAACTACAAAACGGAATGTACTGGATGGATCCTGCTCGTAAGGATGTTCAGGATCGTACCACTGCAGTGGTAGAAGACCTGGTAAAGCGATACGATGTAGATGGTATTCATTTTGACGATTATTTTTATCCATACGATAGCTATAACGGCGGCAAAGATTTCCCAGACGATCAAACATGGAATACCTATAAAAATACCGGCGGAAAATTAAGTAGGGGAGACTGGCGTCGTAAAAATGTTGATGATTTTATTGCACGTGTAGGCAAAGTGGTCAAAAAAGAGAAGAATTTTGTGAAATTCGGAATTAGCCCGTTTGGGATCTGGCGTCCCGGGTATCCACAATCCATTGCCGGTTATGACCAGTATGAAAAACTATATGCCGATGCTAAAAAATGGATTAATGAAGGCTGGGTAGATTATCTCACTCCGCAGTTATACTGGAAAACAGATCAGATTGCGCAGAGTTTCCCGGTGCTATTACACTGGTGGGAAAGCGAAAATACCAAAGATAGACATATCTGGCCGGGGATAAACGCCGGGCTTATCGAAGAAGAAGGTTATGAGAACGAATTGTTTAATCAGCTAATGATTACCCGGGGAATGCTGGCAGATGATCCTGGCGCCGTACTCTGGAATCTTAAAGCCCTGATGAACGATAAAGAAACTGAAAAAGCTTTAGCCGAAAGTTATTTTAGAAAACCGGCATTGGTACCGCCAAGTCCGTGGATGGATAATAAAGCACCAAAATCACCAGAAGTTTTTACTCAGCTTGATGGAAATACACTAAGAATTTCCTGGGAGCATCCCGATCAAAATGATGTTTTTAGATGGGTATTGTATTTTCAGTATGAAGGCAGTAAATGGGATTTTAAAATCCTAAATAAAGCGCAGTTTTCAGAACTTAAAACCACGCTTTCCTACCTGGTAGGAGAAAAGAAAATAAAATTGTCTAAAATAGGCATGACGGCGGTAGACCGTACCGGAAATCAAAGTGATTTTAAAGAAATTATTTTAGAATAA
- a CDS encoding DUF4397 domain-containing protein: protein MRKISANCLIIAFLALLVLGCEKNAIPEVTEPVAEDMSYVKFFFHAEDAPNAGFFFNDEKVTAENSSGEDQEQALDYTSVYPSNAYAVIPSGSGELEVRTLEAQNLASTSITTEAQNHYSAYLVGTSENYEIAFIKDNLPEPNHDLIYWRFVNTMANIPFSVDVYAIRAAVPATENSPAEDARVISLGQGIPYKSSGEYTELAPGSYTFKVFPSGTDYDPQESESFLEHGLTLASLGRVYTTQIRGTYTEDPGSSHIDYWRDR from the coding sequence ATGAGAAAAATATCAGCAAATTGTTTAATCATAGCATTTTTAGCTTTACTCGTTCTGGGATGCGAAAAAAATGCCATTCCCGAGGTTACAGAACCCGTAGCTGAGGATATGAGTTACGTGAAATTCTTTTTTCATGCAGAAGACGCACCAAATGCAGGATTCTTTTTTAATGATGAGAAAGTAACTGCGGAAAATAGTTCTGGTGAAGACCAGGAACAGGCTTTAGACTATACTTCAGTTTATCCGAGTAATGCTTATGCTGTTATTCCTTCCGGCAGTGGGGAATTGGAGGTAAGAACTTTAGAGGCACAAAACCTGGCCTCAACAAGTATTACTACAGAAGCACAAAATCATTATTCGGCGTACCTGGTAGGAACTTCAGAGAATTATGAAATCGCCTTTATTAAGGACAATTTACCAGAACCTAATCACGATTTAATTTACTGGAGATTTGTGAATACCATGGCAAATATTCCATTTAGTGTAGATGTTTATGCCATTAGAGCAGCAGTACCAGCAACTGAAAATTCGCCTGCAGAGGATGCCCGCGTTATTTCTTTAGGACAGGGAATACCTTATAAAAGTTCTGGAGAATATACAGAGTTAGCACCGGGCAGTTACACCTTTAAAGTATTTCCTTCAGGAACAGATTACGATCCTCAGGAATCAGAGTCGTTTTTAGAGCATGGATTAACTTTAGCAAGTTTAGGAAGAGTTTATACCACGCAGATAAGAGGGACGTATACTGAAGATCCAGGTTCAAGTCATATTGACTACTGGAGGGATAGATAA
- a CDS encoding SusD/RagB family nutrient-binding outer membrane lipoprotein — MKNRIYIALLLLMGTCSISCEDYLDVNTNPNGPDALLQPELFLPQIESELAVAIQWDGRFTGFYTQNWAYTSGNAYSLNLHSNPLSDSYAQLWRAVYWSMGYNLSDMIRSGELNEKYGFVGVGYILRAFGWQMLTDYHGPVIVTQAFDPDRRTFDYDEQSVAYEEIQRLLLLGIESLDRTDGLSPEDSGLTEADLIYQGDKERWKKLAYGLLAINAHRLTNKSSYDPQQVIEYVDQALVGNQDNALIRFQGTVSANTNFFGPLRGNIGYYRQTKFILGLLNGSNPAFQDPDLLGQDPVFTAEEQYLNDPRITSMLATSPDGLYRGISPEVGINEWTTAEAAMVPKNFWNEVGYRGSNPSPQIYFFNNDAQFPLMTFSQLQFIKSEAAYLAGDMAIALEAYKEGVNAHLDFARPYSPDQEIYDQRRALMESSDVVFPETSAGLTLSKIMLQKYIATWGWGFFETWSDMRRYHYDLGVEDESEAVYQGFTLPDPLFEANNGNPAYRARPRYNSEYMWNQEALEKLNAFEEDYHTYETWFSINE, encoded by the coding sequence ATGAAAAATAGAATATATATAGCATTACTTTTATTAATGGGTACATGCAGCATTAGTTGCGAGGATTATCTGGATGTAAACACCAATCCCAATGGTCCAGATGCGCTTTTACAACCAGAACTTTTTCTTCCTCAAATAGAATCAGAGCTTGCAGTAGCTATACAATGGGATGGAAGATTTACAGGCTTTTACACCCAAAACTGGGCGTATACCTCTGGGAATGCATATTCGTTAAACTTACATTCTAATCCGTTATCAGATTCTTATGCACAACTGTGGAGAGCCGTATACTGGAGTATGGGGTACAACCTTTCAGACATGATTAGAAGTGGAGAACTTAATGAGAAATATGGATTTGTAGGAGTAGGATATATCTTAAGAGCTTTTGGCTGGCAAATGCTTACAGATTATCACGGTCCTGTAATTGTTACTCAGGCATTCGATCCAGATAGAAGAACTTTTGATTATGATGAGCAATCTGTAGCCTACGAAGAAATTCAGCGATTACTTTTACTAGGCATAGAAAGTTTGGATAGAACAGATGGTTTAAGTCCGGAAGATTCTGGATTAACAGAAGCAGATTTAATTTATCAGGGAGATAAAGAAAGATGGAAAAAACTGGCCTATGGACTTTTAGCGATCAATGCGCATCGATTAACCAATAAAAGCAGTTATGATCCTCAGCAGGTTATTGAGTATGTAGATCAGGCACTTGTGGGTAATCAGGATAATGCTTTAATCAGATTCCAGGGAACCGTTAGCGCGAACACGAATTTCTTTGGGCCGCTAAGAGGTAATATTGGTTATTACAGGCAAACAAAATTTATTTTAGGATTACTTAACGGGAGCAATCCTGCATTTCAGGATCCCGACTTATTAGGACAGGATCCGGTCTTTACTGCGGAAGAACAATATTTAAATGATCCCAGAATTACATCAATGCTAGCTACCTCGCCCGATGGATTATATCGTGGAATTTCACCAGAGGTTGGTATTAACGAATGGACAACTGCTGAAGCTGCTATGGTACCTAAAAACTTTTGGAATGAAGTAGGCTATAGAGGCAGTAATCCTTCACCGCAAATTTATTTCTTTAATAATGATGCCCAATTTCCACTAATGACCTTTTCTCAATTACAATTTATAAAATCTGAAGCAGCTTACCTGGCTGGCGATATGGCAATAGCATTAGAAGCCTATAAAGAGGGCGTAAATGCACATTTAGATTTTGCCAGACCCTACTCGCCAGACCAGGAAATTTACGATCAAAGAAGAGCATTAATGGAAAGTAGTGATGTTGTTTTTCCCGAAACCTCTGCTGGATTAACACTTTCAAAAATTATGCTTCAAAAATATATCGCGACCTGGGGATGGGGGTTCTTCGAAACCTGGTCTGATATGAGAAGATATCACTACGATTTAGGTGTAGAAGATGAAAGCGAAGCCGTTTATCAGGGGTTTACGCTGCCAGATCCTTTGTTTGAAGCTAATAACGGGAATCCTGCTTATAGAGCAAGACCAAGATACAATTCAGAATATATGTGGAATCAGGAGGCACTGGAAAAATTAAATGCTTTTGAAGAAGATTACCATACTTACGAAACCTGGTTTAGTATCAACGAATAA
- a CDS encoding SusC/RagA family TonB-linked outer membrane protein, whose translation MKEQLCRPFFFMLLLISATGWAQEIGISGKVMDEDKIPLPGVTVRVKDSSLGAVTDFDGNFTLFIPDSDVVLVFSSVGFKKQELRVGDKREFLVTMAVDRESLDEVVVTALGIKQEKKALGYAVTEVKGETVAQTQRENFINALAGRVPGVEINSTSGLPGASTSMVIRGISSLSGSNQPLFVVDGLPISNATTSTGVFASSLNSGTALNNRGVDFTNRGADINPEDIENITILKGPEASALYGIEAASGAVVITTKRGKAGVSKLDYSNSFRLDRIVKYPEIQQKYGRGANGFTSDADESLYYFGAEYPEGTRFYDNIGNFFQDAFTQKHNISLSGGSEQTQYRVSASNTNAQGFVPNTSLDKLNLSSAVTANFLDFLTADVTFDYTRSDNEQAFRGSGGPLLHLLLWPSTDDASVYLTEGGDRRNYAEYADAVENAFFNVNSNQFNSLVDRYKLNTRVTAEPTDWLRMVGQVGVDYFTQKNTIVRHPESNTGINYGGLFDQALITTRNLTYQYYAQFHTQTIFDKDISIDFKLGSAVYDYNTFSAAASGQDFQAPDLWSINNTDLETHRAFNNLTERRLVGAFGSLNIGYNDLLFLTLTGRNDWSSTLPVQNNSFFYPSAGLSFIFSELGMFKDSDVLTYGKLRGSIAQVGKDARPYSIRPYYEPAQTTGGGFKYGFTGPSLNLMPEMTTSYEFGTELKFFNNRLSLDATYFNKKSEDQIVQNLRLSYATGFVLMTFNAGEIKNEGIELQLNGTPVLNKDFSWDIRANFTKNWSELVSLPADVEEFYNSDTWLYGNVRVGSRVGGPLTTFTGYDYQRNEAGEVLVNPSSGLPILNTEEWVVVGDRNPDFRIGLSNTFRYKQFALDFLLDFRVGGDVYNATEYYLTTRGLSKRTLNRETPRIVDGVLKDGLENTSNPTQNNIPIDLSRNSSYWSAIYPYQSFIEKDINWMRLRDVTFSYNFPSKLLKKTNVLKNASVFLTGTDLFLVTNYSGLDPVGNGNSAAVGGAGGVGLDYGNFPLPRGYNIGIRAGF comes from the coding sequence ATGAAAGAACAACTATGTAGACCATTCTTCTTTATGCTTTTGCTGATTTCAGCTACCGGTTGGGCTCAAGAGATTGGAATATCAGGAAAAGTAATGGATGAGGATAAAATTCCGCTTCCAGGGGTTACGGTACGTGTAAAAGATTCGTCTTTGGGTGCTGTAACCGATTTTGATGGAAACTTTACGCTATTTATTCCAGATAGTGATGTTGTATTGGTATTTTCTTCAGTCGGTTTTAAAAAACAAGAACTTAGAGTTGGGGATAAAAGGGAATTTCTTGTCACGATGGCTGTAGACAGGGAAAGTTTGGATGAGGTGGTCGTAACTGCCCTTGGAATCAAACAGGAGAAAAAAGCACTGGGTTATGCAGTAACCGAAGTTAAAGGTGAAACAGTTGCGCAAACACAACGAGAGAATTTTATTAATGCACTGGCAGGTAGGGTTCCCGGGGTAGAAATTAATTCAACTTCAGGGCTACCGGGAGCTTCAACATCTATGGTTATAAGGGGGATAAGCTCATTAAGCGGCAGTAACCAACCCTTATTTGTGGTAGATGGTTTACCAATTAGTAACGCTACAACCTCTACAGGCGTATTTGCTTCGTCATTAAATAGCGGAACTGCTTTGAACAATCGCGGGGTCGATTTTACCAACAGGGGAGCAGATATTAATCCTGAGGATATTGAGAATATTACTATCCTTAAAGGGCCTGAGGCTTCGGCTTTATACGGAATAGAAGCTGCTTCTGGAGCTGTTGTGATCACTACAAAAAGAGGAAAAGCCGGGGTTAGTAAACTAGATTATAGTAATAGTTTTAGATTAGACCGAATCGTTAAATATCCGGAAATTCAGCAAAAATATGGTAGAGGAGCCAATGGGTTTACCAGTGATGCTGATGAAAGTTTATATTATTTTGGCGCTGAATATCCAGAGGGAACCCGGTTTTACGATAACATAGGGAACTTTTTTCAGGATGCCTTCACTCAAAAACATAATATATCCCTTTCTGGAGGATCTGAACAAACACAGTATAGAGTTTCTGCTTCAAATACCAATGCTCAGGGTTTTGTACCAAATACAAGTTTAGACAAGCTAAATTTATCCTCAGCAGTAACAGCTAACTTTTTAGATTTTCTAACCGCAGATGTAACTTTTGATTACACAAGATCTGATAATGAACAGGCTTTTAGAGGTAGTGGAGGGCCCTTGTTACATTTATTATTATGGCCTTCTACAGATGATGCCAGTGTATATTTAACAGAGGGAGGTGATCGTCGTAATTATGCGGAATATGCAGATGCTGTAGAAAATGCTTTTTTTAATGTAAATAGTAATCAATTTAATTCTTTAGTAGATCGATATAAATTAAATACTCGAGTAACAGCAGAACCTACAGATTGGCTTCGAATGGTAGGACAGGTGGGAGTGGATTATTTTACCCAGAAAAATACTATCGTAAGACATCCGGAATCAAATACGGGGATAAATTATGGTGGCTTGTTTGATCAGGCACTTATTACGACCAGAAATTTAACGTATCAATATTATGCACAATTTCATACTCAAACAATTTTCGATAAAGATATAAGCATAGATTTTAAATTAGGAAGTGCGGTATACGATTATAATACTTTTAGTGCTGCGGCCAGTGGCCAGGATTTTCAGGCGCCAGATCTTTGGTCTATCAACAATACAGATCTCGAAACCCATAGAGCATTTAATAATTTAACCGAAAGAAGATTAGTAGGCGCTTTTGGTAGCTTGAATATTGGCTATAACGACCTGCTATTTTTAACATTAACCGGAAGAAATGACTGGAGTTCTACATTGCCCGTACAAAATAACTCTTTCTTCTATCCATCTGCAGGTTTAAGTTTCATTTTCTCAGAATTAGGGATGTTTAAAGACAGCGATGTTTTAACCTATGGGAAGTTAAGAGGATCTATCGCTCAGGTAGGTAAAGATGCGCGTCCATATAGTATAAGACCTTATTACGAACCGGCACAAACAACCGGTGGAGGTTTTAAATACGGGTTTACCGGCCCAAGTTTAAATTTAATGCCAGAGATGACCACATCTTATGAATTCGGAACCGAACTTAAATTTTTTAATAATAGATTAAGTCTAGATGCAACGTATTTCAATAAGAAGTCTGAAGACCAGATTGTACAAAATCTGAGATTGAGTTATGCTACCGGTTTTGTGTTAATGACCTTTAATGCAGGAGAGATAAAAAATGAAGGTATAGAACTTCAATTAAACGGAACACCTGTTCTTAATAAAGATTTTTCCTGGGATATAAGGGCAAACTTTACCAAAAACTGGAGTGAGTTAGTAAGTCTTCCGGCAGATGTAGAAGAATTTTATAATTCAGATACCTGGCTTTATGGAAATGTTAGGGTTGGATCCAGGGTAGGCGGACCTTTAACTACCTTCACAGGATATGATTATCAAAGAAATGAAGCGGGTGAAGTTTTGGTAAACCCATCTTCAGGATTACCAATTTTAAATACTGAAGAATGGGTAGTCGTAGGAGATCGCAATCCGGATTTTAGAATAGGCCTTTCTAATACGTTTAGATACAAGCAATTTGCATTAGATTTCTTATTGGATTTTCGAGTTGGCGGAGACGTATACAATGCAACGGAATATTATTTAACCACAAGAGGATTAAGTAAAAGAACATTGAATAGAGAAACACCAAGAATTGTAGACGGCGTTTTAAAGGACGGACTCGAAAATACTTCAAACCCTACTCAAAATAATATACCAATAGACCTTTCCAGAAATTCCAGCTATTGGTCTGCAATTTATCCTTATCAAAGTTTTATAGAAAAAGATATCAATTGGATGAGGTTACGGGATGTCACTTTCTCCTATAATTTCCCTTCCAAATTGTTGAAAAAAACCAATGTTCTTAAAAATGCAAGTGTGTTCTTAACCGGTACAGATTTATTCTTGGTAACTAATTATTCTGGTTTGGATCCGGTAGGAAACGGAAACTCTGCTGCAGTTGGAGGAGCTGGAGGTGTAGGTCTTGATTATGGTAACTTTCCTTTACCAAGAGGTTACAATATTGGTATAAGAGCAGGATTTTAA